The following proteins are co-located in the Pseudomonas cavernae genome:
- a CDS encoding CvpA family protein, whose translation MAFTWVDWAIIAVIVVSSLISLKRGFVKEALSLVTWIIAGVVAWMFGGALAQHLTEFIDTPSARVIAACALLFVVTLLVGALVNFLIGELIRVTGLDGTDRVLGMVFGAARGALLVVVVVGLLSLAPVQQDPWWQQSSLLPHFLMVADWSKNLILGFVGQWLAGSFGSPS comes from the coding sequence GTGGCATTTACCTGGGTCGATTGGGCGATTATCGCCGTCATCGTGGTTTCCAGTTTGATCAGTTTGAAACGGGGCTTCGTTAAAGAAGCGCTGTCGCTGGTCACCTGGATCATCGCCGGGGTCGTCGCCTGGATGTTCGGCGGCGCGCTCGCGCAACATCTCACCGAATTCATCGATACCCCGTCAGCACGTGTGATCGCGGCCTGTGCGCTGCTATTCGTGGTGACCTTGCTGGTCGGCGCCTTGGTCAACTTTCTCATCGGCGAACTGATCCGCGTCACCGGCCTGGATGGTACCGATCGTGTGCTGGGCATGGTGTTTGGTGCCGCCCGTGGCGCGCTCTTGGTGGTGGTCGTGGTTGGGCTGCTCAGCCTGGCGCCGGTACAGCAAGATCCTTGGTGGCAGCAGTCGAGTCTGCTGCCGCATTTCTTAATGGTCGCTGATTGGTCGAAGAACCTGATTCTGGGGTTCGTCGGTCAGTGGCTCGCGGGTAGTTTCGGCTCACCCAGCTGA
- a CDS encoding SDR family oxidoreductase: MIDWSTEDSAPNNGKVALVTGAARGIGLGIAAWLIVEGWQVVIADNDRERGSKVAKVLGDNAWFIAMDVAQESQVVVGIAEVLGQFGRLDALINNAAIADAHNPPLESLELNRWQRVLAVNLTGPMLLAKYCAPYLRAHAGAIINLCSTRAHQSEPNSEAYAASKGGLLALTHALALSLGPDIRVNAVSPGWIDTRDPAERRADPLGDQDHAQHPAGRVGTVEDVAALVGWLLSGNAGFVTGQEFLVDGGMTRKMIYQ, translated from the coding sequence GTGATCGACTGGTCGACGGAAGACTCCGCCCCGAACAATGGCAAGGTGGCCTTGGTCACCGGAGCGGCGCGCGGGATCGGTCTGGGCATCGCCGCCTGGTTGATCGTCGAGGGCTGGCAAGTTGTCATTGCCGATAATGATCGGGAGCGCGGCTCCAAGGTGGCAAAGGTGCTGGGCGACAATGCCTGGTTTATCGCTATGGATGTCGCCCAGGAAAGCCAGGTGGTGGTCGGCATCGCCGAGGTGCTCGGCCAGTTCGGTCGTCTCGATGCGTTGATCAATAACGCAGCCATTGCTGATGCGCATAATCCGCCGCTGGAAAGCCTCGAGCTCAACCGCTGGCAACGTGTATTGGCGGTCAACCTGACCGGCCCCATGTTGCTGGCCAAATATTGCGCACCTTATCTGCGTGCGCATGCCGGGGCGATCATCAATCTCTGCTCGACTCGCGCGCATCAATCTGAGCCGAATAGCGAGGCCTATGCGGCGAGCAAGGGTGGCCTACTGGCGTTGACCCATGCGTTGGCGCTCAGCCTGGGGCCGGATATCCGGGTCAACGCCGTCAGCCCTGGCTGGATCGATACCCGCGACCCTGCCGAGCGTCGTGCTGATCCGCTCGGCGATCAGGATCATGCCCAGCATCCCGCCGGGCGGGTGGGTACGGTTGAGGATGTCGCCGCGCTGGTCGGCTGGCTACTGTCGGGCAATGCCGGCTTTGTCACGGGGCAGGAGTTCCTGGTGGATGGCGGGATGACCCGCAAGATGATCTACCAGTAG
- the purF gene encoding amidophosphoribosyltransferase yields the protein MCGIVGIVGKSNVNQALYDALTVLQHRGQDAAGIVTSYNGRLFLRKDNGLVRDVFQQRHMQRLVGHVGIGHVRYPTAGSSSSAEAQPFYVNSPYGITLAHNGNLTNVEQLSREIYESDLRHVNTNSDSEVLLNVFAHELAVRGKLQPTEEDVFAAVSGVHERCRGGYAVVAMVTGYGVVGFRDPYGIRPIVYGQRHTDEGVEYMIASESVALDVLGFTLIRDLAPGEAVYITEDGKLHTRQCAKNPQYSPCIFEHVYLARPDSIMDGVSVYKARLRMGEKLADKILRERPDHDIDVIIPIPDTSRTSALELANRLGVKFREGFVKNRYIGRTFIMPGQAARKKSVRQKLNAIELEFRGKNVMLVDDSIVRGTTCKQIIQMAREAGAKNVYFCSAAPAVRYPNVYGIDMPSAHELIAHGRTTDEVAELIGADWLVYQDLPDLIDAVGGGKIKIEHFDCAVFDGQYVTGDVNEAYLDKIEQARNDMSKTKSHAVSAIIDLYND from the coding sequence ATGTGTGGCATCGTCGGTATCGTCGGTAAGTCGAACGTCAATCAGGCGCTGTATGACGCGCTCACCGTCCTCCAGCATCGCGGCCAGGATGCTGCCGGTATCGTGACCAGCTATAACGGTCGGCTGTTCTTGCGCAAGGACAATGGTCTGGTGCGCGATGTGTTCCAGCAGCGGCACATGCAGCGCTTGGTCGGACACGTCGGCATCGGCCACGTGCGTTACCCGACCGCCGGCAGTTCCAGCTCGGCGGAGGCGCAACCGTTCTACGTGAACTCGCCCTACGGTATCACCCTGGCGCATAACGGCAATCTGACCAATGTCGAGCAACTGTCGCGGGAGATCTACGAATCCGACCTGCGCCATGTAAACACCAATTCTGACTCGGAAGTGCTGCTCAATGTGTTCGCCCACGAGTTGGCGGTGCGCGGCAAGTTGCAGCCGACCGAGGAAGATGTGTTTGCTGCGGTATCCGGCGTCCACGAGCGCTGCCGCGGCGGCTATGCCGTGGTGGCGATGGTTACCGGTTACGGAGTGGTCGGCTTCCGCGACCCCTACGGGATTCGGCCGATCGTCTATGGTCAGCGCCACACCGACGAGGGCGTGGAATACATGATCGCCTCGGAAAGCGTGGCGCTGGATGTGCTTGGCTTCACCCTGATCCGCGATCTAGCGCCAGGCGAGGCGGTCTACATCACCGAGGACGGCAAGCTGCATACCCGCCAATGCGCGAAGAATCCGCAGTACTCGCCGTGCATCTTCGAACACGTCTACCTGGCGCGTCCTGATTCGATCATGGACGGCGTGTCGGTGTACAAGGCGCGCCTGCGCATGGGCGAGAAGCTGGCCGACAAGATCCTCCGCGAGCGGCCGGATCACGACATTGACGTGATCATCCCGATTCCCGATACCAGCCGCACCTCAGCGCTGGAGTTGGCCAACCGTCTGGGCGTGAAGTTCCGCGAAGGCTTCGTCAAAAACCGCTACATCGGTCGCACCTTCATCATGCCGGGACAGGCGGCGCGGAAGAAATCCGTGCGGCAGAAACTCAACGCCATCGAACTGGAGTTCCGCGGCAAAAACGTGATGCTGGTGGACGACTCCATCGTGCGCGGCACCACCTGCAAGCAGATCATTCAGATGGCCCGCGAAGCCGGGGCGAAGAATGTCTACTTCTGCTCGGCGGCGCCGGCAGTGCGCTACCCCAACGTCTATGGCATCGACATGCCCAGCGCTCATGAGCTGATCGCCCATGGCCGCACGACCGATGAAGTGGCCGAGCTGATTGGTGCCGATTGGCTGGTTTACCAGGATCTGCCGGATCTGATCGATGCGGTTGGTGGCGGCAAGATCAAGATCGAGCATTTCGACTGTGCAGTGTTCGACGGCCAGTATGTCACTGGCGATGTCAACGAGGCTTACCTGGACAAGATCGAGCAGGCGCGTAACGACATGAGCAAGACGAAGAGCCATGCGGTCAGCGCGATCATTGATCTGTACAACGACTGA
- a CDS encoding O-succinylhomoserine sulfhydrylase, with the protein MSQDWDAGRLDSDLEGAAFDTLAVRAGQLRTPEGEHGEPLFFTSSYVFRTAADAAARFAGEVPGNVYSRYTNPTVRAFEERIAALEGAEQAVATASGMSAILAMVMALCSAGDHVLVSRSVFGSTISLFEKYLKRFGIQVDYPPLADVAGWQAACKPNTKLFFVESPSNPLAELVDIAALAEVAHANGALLAVDNCFCTPALQQPLKLGADIIIHSATKYIDGQGRCLGGVVAGRKAQMQEVVGFLRTAGPTLSPFNAWVFLKGLETLRIRMQAHSAGAQALAEWLEQQPGIEKVYYAGLPSHPQHELAKRQQTGFGAVVSFEVKGGKQGAWRFIDATRMISITTNLGDTKTTIAHPATTSHGRLTPAERAQAGIADNLVRVAVGLEEVADIKADLARGLAAL; encoded by the coding sequence ATGAGTCAGGATTGGGATGCCGGACGGCTGGACAGCGACCTCGAAGGCGCGGCTTTCGACACCTTGGCGGTACGCGCCGGACAGCTGCGCACGCCGGAGGGCGAGCATGGTGAGCCGCTGTTCTTCACCTCCAGCTACGTGTTCCGCACCGCCGCCGATGCTGCGGCGCGGTTTGCCGGCGAAGTGCCGGGCAACGTCTATTCGCGCTACACCAACCCGACCGTGCGTGCCTTCGAGGAGCGCATCGCCGCCCTCGAAGGGGCCGAGCAGGCGGTAGCGACCGCTTCCGGCATGTCTGCCATTCTCGCCATGGTGATGGCGCTGTGCAGTGCCGGCGACCATGTGTTGGTGTCGCGCAGCGTGTTCGGCTCGACCATCAGCTTGTTCGAGAAGTACCTCAAGCGCTTCGGCATCCAGGTGGATTACCCCCCGCTGGCCGATGTCGCAGGTTGGCAGGCGGCCTGCAAGCCAAACACCAAGCTGTTTTTTGTCGAGTCACCGTCCAACCCGCTGGCCGAGCTGGTCGATATCGCCGCCCTGGCCGAAGTCGCCCATGCCAACGGTGCGCTGCTGGCCGTCGACAACTGCTTCTGCACCCCGGCATTGCAGCAGCCGCTCAAGCTGGGAGCGGACATCATCATTCACTCGGCGACCAAATACATCGACGGTCAAGGTCGTTGCTTGGGTGGCGTAGTGGCGGGGCGTAAAGCGCAGATGCAAGAAGTGGTCGGTTTTCTGCGTACCGCCGGGCCGACATTGAGCCCCTTCAATGCCTGGGTGTTCCTCAAAGGGTTGGAAACGCTGCGTATCCGTATGCAGGCTCACAGTGCCGGTGCACAGGCATTGGCCGAGTGGTTGGAGCAGCAGCCGGGCATCGAGAAGGTTTACTACGCAGGTCTGCCTAGCCATCCCCAGCATGAGTTGGCCAAACGGCAGCAGACTGGTTTCGGTGCGGTGGTCAGCTTCGAGGTCAAGGGCGGTAAGCAGGGCGCTTGGCGCTTCATTGATGCGACCCGGATGATTTCCATCACTACCAATCTCGGTGATACCAAGACCACCATTGCCCATCCGGCTACCACGTCCCATGGGCGCCTGACTCCGGCAGAGCGGGCGCAGGCCGGTATTGCCGATAATCTGGTGCGTGTCGCTGTGGGGTTGGAAGAAGTCGCTGATATCAAGGCCGACCTGGCACGAGGCTTGGCGGCGTTGTGA
- a CDS encoding SPOR domain-containing protein, with protein MALLDKRLKQRIVGALVLVALAVIFLPMLLSREDESRRLAVDAPSMPQAPAMPQVKVEPVAVPQPLPDEPVPADPAGDATAEAGGALLEAPPAPTVSQAPAPVTAPSPPAVAKKPAAQPAQAPASRLDANSLPVSWSIQLASLSSRASAESLQKTLRSQGYNAYIRSVDGMNRVFVGPLIERAEADRLRDQLNRQQKLNGFIVRFQPENS; from the coding sequence ATGGCTTTGCTGGATAAAAGGCTCAAGCAACGCATAGTCGGCGCGCTGGTGCTGGTGGCCTTGGCGGTGATCTTCCTGCCGATGCTGCTGTCGCGCGAAGACGAATCGCGGCGCTTGGCGGTGGATGCCCCCAGCATGCCGCAAGCCCCCGCGATGCCGCAGGTCAAGGTGGAGCCGGTTGCCGTGCCGCAGCCGCTGCCGGATGAGCCGGTGCCCGCCGATCCCGCAGGCGACGCTACCGCCGAAGCCGGCGGTGCATTGCTCGAAGCGCCGCCCGCTCCGACCGTTAGCCAAGCGCCTGCGCCGGTCACCGCGCCTAGCCCTCCGGCAGTCGCAAAAAAACCGGCCGCACAGCCAGCGCAAGCCCCGGCGAGCCGCTTGGACGCCAATAGCCTGCCGGTCAGCTGGTCGATCCAACTGGCCAGCCTGTCCAGTCGCGCCAGTGCTGAAAGTTTGCAGAAAACCCTGCGCAGCCAGGGCTACAACGCCTACATCCGCAGCGTGGATGGCATGAACCGGGTGTTTGTCGGGCCGCTGATCGAGCGTGCCGAGGCCGATCGCCTGCGTGATCAGCTCAATCGGCAGCAGAAGCTCAACGGTTTCATCGTCCGCTTCCAGCCGGAAAACAGCTAA